The following coding sequences are from one Neurospora crassa OR74A linkage group I, whole genome shotgun sequence window:
- a CDS encoding multidrug resistance protein 3, variant 2, protein MAVVEELPSSTSATDNGRKAGNAIVPIPNCGAAQKEDETPHVSDRCEDGSLKSYFRIFRYTDHIGWWTHAAALTCMIASGVLLPLMDLVFGKFVTVFNNFIAGKATPAEFRSSLNNYTLYFVYLFIAKLVLVYIWTTLASTNAIRITRSLRIDFLKQTIRQEVAFFDLPEAGSISSHLTTNANLVNQGISEKLGLAIQAIATFFAAFVVAFAVQWKLTLITICIVPVIVIVTGICMGIDAKQENEIMIIHSGAAKLAEEVFASVKTAHAFWAFPKLSGKYAAILDEAKAVGARKSPNYAVLFSVEFFCVYAGYGLAFWQGIRMYKEGEVSEPGQIVTVIFAVLLAAQALTQIAPQSVVISKAAAAAHQMFQVIDRKSKIDSLSEEGIKPAECRGDIELQDVVFAYPSRPNIKVLQNFSLTIPANKTTAIVGYSGSGKSSILGLLERWGCPESGTITLDGRKIEEYNLQWLRTKVRLVQQEPVMLEGTVFQNVVNGLAGTSMADLSDEEKQRLVEDACRAAYAHEFIEKLPEGYQTQIGQRGSMLSGGQKQRLAIARSVIANPQILLLDEATSALDPNAEQIVQKALNNVAVGRTMIVIAHRLSTIRNADNIVVMSNGRLIEQGTHDQLVALGGTYSHLVRIQRLGQEPDDDDEPQKDTRAEIGGAAIANTTSNVVETVPDASAMEEGAAKKDDINLLRCLFILMQEQRVLWPAFCWVGICCLAGGATYPALAIIFSRIMDAFALEGDKMVERGNFFSLMFFIVALGNLVAYAVLGWFCNVIAQQMVRFYRYTIFDCVVRQDMTFFDMPGNSPGALVSHLSKEPESLHELLSMNMGVIAIVVVNLLSSCILAVVIGWKLGLTLVFGALPPLVFSGYLRIRLEIKLDDDTADRFADSTGIASEAIMAIRTISSLAMERQILDRYENNLRSIAATSVKSLTWTMVWYALSQSISFLSMALGFW, encoded by the exons ATGGCCGTGGTCGAAGAATTACCTTCAAGCACCTCGGCGACGGACAATGGCAGAAAAGCAGGCAATGCCATCGTACCAATTCCCAACTGCGGCGCGGCTCAAAAGGAAGACGAGACCCCTCATGTATCAGACAGATGCGAAGATGGGAGCCTCAAGAGTTACTTT AGAATCTTCAGGTACACAGACCACATCGGTTGGTGGACACATGCAGCAGCCCTGACTTGCATGATAGCGTCTGgtgttcttcttcccttgaTGGACCTTGTCTTTGGCAAATTTGTCACAGTCTTCAACAATTTCATAGCCGGCAAAGCGACCCCCGCAGAGTTTCGTTCCAGCCTCAATAACTACAC ACTATACTTTGTCTATCTCTTCATCGCCAAACTTGTCCTCGTATACATCTGGACT ACCCTTGCCTCCACCAACGCCATCAGGATCACACGGTCTCTTCGGATCGACTTCCTCAAACAAACAATACGCCAGGAAGTTGCCTTCTTCGACCTGCCCGAGGCCGGATCCATCTCCAGCCATCTTACGACCAACGCCAACCTCGTCAATCAGGGGATATCGGAGAAGCTGGGCCTCGCCATCCAAGCTATTGCAACCTTCTTCGCTGCCTTTGTTGTCGCCTTTGCGGTACAATGGAAGTTGaccctcatcaccatctgCATCGTGcccgtcatcgtcatcgtaaCCGGCATCTGCATGGGCATCGACGCGAAACAGGAAAACGAGATTATGATCATTCACTCCGGAGCAGCAAAGCTAGCCGAGGAGGTGTTTGCGAGTGTCAAAACTGCTCATGCCTTTTGGGCCTTCCCCAAGCTGTCCGGCAAATATGCAGCTATCCTTGATGAGGCCAAAGCGGTCGGTGCCCGGAAGAGTCCGAACTACGCCGTCTTGTTCTCCGTGGAATTCTTTTGCGTGTACGCTGGATATGGCCTCGCTTTCTGGCAGGGTATCAGGATGTataaggagggagaggtgtCTGAGCCGGGACAAATTGTCACTGTTATCTTTGCTGTGCTGCTGGCAGCCCAGGCACTCACTCAAATCGCTCCTCAATCGGTCGTCATTTCGaaggctgccgctgccgcacATCAGATGTTTCAGGTCATCGACCGCAAGTCAAAGATCGACTCTTTGTCGGAGGAAGGCATCAAACCAGCTGAATGTCGAGGTGATATCGAACTCCAGGATGTCGTATTTGCTTACCCTTCGAGACCGAACATCAAAGTGTTGCAAAACTTCAGCCTTACGATTCCAGCAAACAAAACGACGGCAATCGTTGGATATAGCGGATCAGGCAAAAGTTCCATATTAGGCCTACTGGAGCGCTGGGGTTGTCCCGAAAGCGGTACTATCACACTGGATGGTCGAAAAATAGAAGAGTACAATCTTCAGTGGCTTCGAACCAAGGTCCGACTTGTTCAGCAG GAACCGGTCATGCTCGAAGGCACCGTCTTTCAGAATGTTGTGAATGGGTTAGCCGGAACATCCATGGCTGATCTGAGCGACGAAGAGAAGCAGCGGCTCGTTGAAGATGCGTGCCGCGCGGCGTATGCTCACGAATTCATAGAGAAACTACCAGAG GGCTATCAAACGCAAATCGGCCAGAGAGGCTCCATGTTGTCAGGGGGCCAAAAGCAAAGGCTCGCCATCGCCAGGAGCGTCATTGCGAACCCACAAATCCTCTTACTCGATGAAGCTACAAGTGCCCTCGACCCTAACGCTGAGCAGATTGTTCAGAAAGCACTCAACAACGTTGCTGTCGGGAGAACCATGATCGTCATTGCCCATAGACTCTCCACCATTCGAAATGCGGACAACATTGTTGTCATGTCCAACGGTCGTCTTATCGAGCAGGGTACCCATGACCAACTCGTTGCCCTGGGGGGCACCTATTCACACCTTGTTCGAATACAACGTCTCGGACAAGAAcctgacgatgatgacgaaccCCAAAAGGACACCAGAGCTGAAATTGGAGGAGCTGCGATAGCTAACACCACGTCGAACGTAGTTGAGACTGTTCCTGACGCGAGTGCCATGGAAGAAGGGGCTGCAAAGAAAGACGACATCAACCTCTTGAGATGCTTGTTCATCCTCATGCAAGAACAAAGAGTACTCTGGCCTGCCTTTTGCTGGGTGGGTATTTGCTGTCTCGCGGGAG GGGCTACATATCCCGCTCTtgccatcatcttctcccgAATAATGGACGCTTTCGCCCTTGAGGGTGACAAAATGGTTGAACGAGGCaacttcttttctctcaTGTTCTTTATCGTAGCCCTTGGCAACTTGGTTGCCTACGCGGTGCTCGGTTGGTTCTGCAACGTTATCGCCCAG CAAATGGTCCGCTTCTATCGGTACACAATCTTCGACTGCGTCGTCCGGCAGGACATGACCTTCTTCGACATGCCAGGTAACTCTCCAGGCGCTTTGGTGTCTCATTTATCCAAGGAACCGGAAAGTCTGCATGAGCTTCTCTCCATGAACATGGGCGTCATCGCAATCGTGGTGGTCAACTTGCTCTCAAGCTGCATTCTTGCCGTTGTGATTGGGTGGAAACTTGGGCTCACCCTCGTCTTTGGCGCTTTACCACCCCTTGTCTTTTCAGGATATCTGAGAATTCGCTTGGAGATCAAGCTCGATGATGATACTGCGGACAGGTTTGCGGATAGCACTGGCATTGCTTCTGAGGCTATCATGGCCATTCGAACTATCTCGTCACTGGCTATGGAACGGCAGATTCTTGACAGATATGAGAATAATCTGCGCTCTATTGCGGCAACGTCGGTCAAGAGTCTCACCTGGACGATGGTTTGGTACGCTCTGAGCCAATCGATCTCCTTCCTGTCGATGGCATTGGGTTTTTGGTAA
- a CDS encoding multidrug resistance protein 3 has translation MAVVEELPSSTSATDNGRKAGNAIVPIPNCGAAQKEDETPHVSDRCEDGSLKSYFRIFRYTDHIGWWTHAAALTCMIASGVLLPLMDLVFGKFVTVFNNFIAGKATPAEFRSSLNNYTLYFVYLFIAKLVLVYIWTTLASTNAIRITRSLRIDFLKQTIRQEVAFFDLPEAGSISSHLTTNANLVNQGISEKLGLAIQAIATFFAAFVVAFAVQWKLTLITICIVPVIVIVTGICMGIDAKQENEIMIIHSGAAKLAEEVFASVKTAHAFWAFPKLSGKYAAILDEAKAVGARKSPNYAVLFSVEFFCVYAGYGLAFWQGIRMYKEGEVSEPGQIVTVIFAVLLAAQALTQIAPQSVVISKAAAAAHQMFQVIDRKSKIDSLSEEGIKPAECRGDIELQDVVFAYPSRPNIKVLQNFSLTIPANKTTAIVGYSGSGKSSILGLLERWGCPESGTITLDGRKIEEYNLQWLRTKVRLVQQEPVMLEGTVFQNVVNGLAGTSMADLSDEEKQRLVEDACRAAYAHEFIEKLPEGYQTQIGQRGSMLSGGQKQRLAIARSVIANPQILLLDEATSALDPNAEQIVQKALNNVAVGRTMIVIAHRLSTIRNADNIVVMSNGRLIEQGTHDQLVALGGTYSHLVRIQRLGQEPDDDDEPQKDTRAEIGGAAIANTTSNVVETVPDASAMEEGAAKKDDINLLRCLFILMQEQRVLWPAFCWVGICCLAGGATYPALAIIFSRIMDAFALEGDKMVERGNFFSLMFFIVALGNLVAYAVLGWFCNVIAQVCPHCPTVVVLMRTDVYLQQMVRFYRYTIFDCVVRQDMTFFDMPGNSPGALVSHLSKEPESLHELLSMNMGVIAIVVVNLLSSCILAVVIGWKLGLTLVFGALPPLVFSGYLRIRLEIKLDDDTADRFADSTGIASEAIMAIRTISSLAMERQILDRYENNLRSIAATSVKSLTWTMVWYALSQSISFLSMALGFWYGGRLVSFGEYTVTQFYTVFIAVIFSGEAAATFFTYTTSITKAQHAANFIFRLRDSVRSENKDDNPPDAEKRSNGAVSIDCQALEFSYPLRPSARVLKGVSINIPPGQFVALVGASGSGKSSLISVFERFYDPSSGTVFFDGEDYQKIHLGRYRANIALVQQEPVLYQGSIRENIAMGVLDATVSDEQILEACRQANIDSFIASLPEGLATPCGSQGLQFSGGQRQRIAIARALVRKPRLLLLDEATSALDTESERVVQAALDAAAKGEGGADGDGIEGNAKGRKRTTVAVAHRLSTIKGADKIFVFSYGRIAEAGTHEELLGMRGMYYEMCLGQSLDR, from the exons ATGGCCGTGGTCGAAGAATTACCTTCAAGCACCTCGGCGACGGACAATGGCAGAAAAGCAGGCAATGCCATCGTACCAATTCCCAACTGCGGCGCGGCTCAAAAGGAAGACGAGACCCCTCATGTATCAGACAGATGCGAAGATGGGAGCCTCAAGAGTTACTTT AGAATCTTCAGGTACACAGACCACATCGGTTGGTGGACACATGCAGCAGCCCTGACTTGCATGATAGCGTCTGgtgttcttcttcccttgaTGGACCTTGTCTTTGGCAAATTTGTCACAGTCTTCAACAATTTCATAGCCGGCAAAGCGACCCCCGCAGAGTTTCGTTCCAGCCTCAATAACTACAC ACTATACTTTGTCTATCTCTTCATCGCCAAACTTGTCCTCGTATACATCTGGACT ACCCTTGCCTCCACCAACGCCATCAGGATCACACGGTCTCTTCGGATCGACTTCCTCAAACAAACAATACGCCAGGAAGTTGCCTTCTTCGACCTGCCCGAGGCCGGATCCATCTCCAGCCATCTTACGACCAACGCCAACCTCGTCAATCAGGGGATATCGGAGAAGCTGGGCCTCGCCATCCAAGCTATTGCAACCTTCTTCGCTGCCTTTGTTGTCGCCTTTGCGGTACAATGGAAGTTGaccctcatcaccatctgCATCGTGcccgtcatcgtcatcgtaaCCGGCATCTGCATGGGCATCGACGCGAAACAGGAAAACGAGATTATGATCATTCACTCCGGAGCAGCAAAGCTAGCCGAGGAGGTGTTTGCGAGTGTCAAAACTGCTCATGCCTTTTGGGCCTTCCCCAAGCTGTCCGGCAAATATGCAGCTATCCTTGATGAGGCCAAAGCGGTCGGTGCCCGGAAGAGTCCGAACTACGCCGTCTTGTTCTCCGTGGAATTCTTTTGCGTGTACGCTGGATATGGCCTCGCTTTCTGGCAGGGTATCAGGATGTataaggagggagaggtgtCTGAGCCGGGACAAATTGTCACTGTTATCTTTGCTGTGCTGCTGGCAGCCCAGGCACTCACTCAAATCGCTCCTCAATCGGTCGTCATTTCGaaggctgccgctgccgcacATCAGATGTTTCAGGTCATCGACCGCAAGTCAAAGATCGACTCTTTGTCGGAGGAAGGCATCAAACCAGCTGAATGTCGAGGTGATATCGAACTCCAGGATGTCGTATTTGCTTACCCTTCGAGACCGAACATCAAAGTGTTGCAAAACTTCAGCCTTACGATTCCAGCAAACAAAACGACGGCAATCGTTGGATATAGCGGATCAGGCAAAAGTTCCATATTAGGCCTACTGGAGCGCTGGGGTTGTCCCGAAAGCGGTACTATCACACTGGATGGTCGAAAAATAGAAGAGTACAATCTTCAGTGGCTTCGAACCAAGGTCCGACTTGTTCAGCAG GAACCGGTCATGCTCGAAGGCACCGTCTTTCAGAATGTTGTGAATGGGTTAGCCGGAACATCCATGGCTGATCTGAGCGACGAAGAGAAGCAGCGGCTCGTTGAAGATGCGTGCCGCGCGGCGTATGCTCACGAATTCATAGAGAAACTACCAGAG GGCTATCAAACGCAAATCGGCCAGAGAGGCTCCATGTTGTCAGGGGGCCAAAAGCAAAGGCTCGCCATCGCCAGGAGCGTCATTGCGAACCCACAAATCCTCTTACTCGATGAAGCTACAAGTGCCCTCGACCCTAACGCTGAGCAGATTGTTCAGAAAGCACTCAACAACGTTGCTGTCGGGAGAACCATGATCGTCATTGCCCATAGACTCTCCACCATTCGAAATGCGGACAACATTGTTGTCATGTCCAACGGTCGTCTTATCGAGCAGGGTACCCATGACCAACTCGTTGCCCTGGGGGGCACCTATTCACACCTTGTTCGAATACAACGTCTCGGACAAGAAcctgacgatgatgacgaaccCCAAAAGGACACCAGAGCTGAAATTGGAGGAGCTGCGATAGCTAACACCACGTCGAACGTAGTTGAGACTGTTCCTGACGCGAGTGCCATGGAAGAAGGGGCTGCAAAGAAAGACGACATCAACCTCTTGAGATGCTTGTTCATCCTCATGCAAGAACAAAGAGTACTCTGGCCTGCCTTTTGCTGGGTGGGTATTTGCTGTCTCGCGGGAG GGGCTACATATCCCGCTCTtgccatcatcttctcccgAATAATGGACGCTTTCGCCCTTGAGGGTGACAAAATGGTTGAACGAGGCaacttcttttctctcaTGTTCTTTATCGTAGCCCTTGGCAACTTGGTTGCCTACGCGGTGCTCGGTTGGTTCTGCAACGTTATCGCCCAGGTTTGTCCCCATTGTCCTACCGTCGTCGTATTGATGAGGACTGATGTTTATCTCCAGCAAATGGTCCGCTTCTATCGGTACACAATCTTCGACTGCGTCGTCCGGCAGGACATGACCTTCTTCGACATGCCAGGTAACTCTCCAGGCGCTTTGGTGTCTCATTTATCCAAGGAACCGGAAAGTCTGCATGAGCTTCTCTCCATGAACATGGGCGTCATCGCAATCGTGGTGGTCAACTTGCTCTCAAGCTGCATTCTTGCCGTTGTGATTGGGTGGAAACTTGGGCTCACCCTCGTCTTTGGCGCTTTACCACCCCTTGTCTTTTCAGGATATCTGAGAATTCGCTTGGAGATCAAGCTCGATGATGATACTGCGGACAGGTTTGCGGATAGCACTGGCATTGCTTCTGAGGCTATCATGGCCATTCGAACTATCTCGTCACTGGCTATGGAACGGCAGATTCTTGACAGATATGAGAATAATCTGCGCTCTATTGCGGCAACGTCGGTCAAGAGTCTCACCTGGACGATGGTTTGGTACGCTCTGAGCCAATCGATCTCCTTCCTGTCGATGGCATTGGGTTTTTG GTACGGCGGCCGATTGGTTTCATTTGGAGAGTACACCGTTACTCAATTCTACACAGTGTTCATCGCCGTCATTTTTTCCGGCGAAGCAGCGGCCACATTCTTTACTTACACAACAA GCATTACCAAGGCGCAGCACGCCGCAAACTTCATCTTCCGGCTCAGGGACTCGGTTCGTTCCGAAAACAAGGACGATAACCCACCAGATGCCGAAAAACGTAGCAACGGCGCCGTTTCCATAGACTGCCAAGCTCTAGAATTCTCATACCCTCTCCGTCCCAGCGCTCGAGTCCTCAAAGGAGTCTCCATCAAC ATCCCACCGGGTCAGTTTGTCGCCTTGGTAGGGGCGTCCGGCTCGGGCAAAAGCAGCTTAATCTCTGTCTTTGAGCGATTCTATGATCCTTCCAGCGGCACCGTTTTCTTCGACGGCGAAGACTACCAAAAAATCCACCTCGGCCGCTACCGCGCCAACATTGCGCTAGTCCAGCAAGAGCCCGTTCTTTACCAGGGATCAATAAGAGAAAACATTGCCATGGGCGTTCTTGACGCGACTGTGTCGGACGAGCAAATCCTCGAGGCCTGTCGCCAGGCCAACATCGACTCCTTCATTGCCTCGTTGCCCGAAGGCCTAGCTACCCCCTGCGGATCTCAGGGCCTGCAGTTCTCTGGCGGGCAGAGGCAAAGAATCGCTATTGCGCGCGCGCTGGTTAGGAAGCCGagattgctgttgctggacGAAGCGACCAGTGCGTTGGATACGGAGTCGGAGCGGGTGGTGCAGGCTGCTTTGGATGCTGCTGCAAAGGGCGAAGGTGGagcagatggagatggaattGAGGGAAATGCAAAGGGGAGAAAGCGGACAACGGTGGCTGTGGCTCATCGGCTGTCAACTATAAAGGGCGCGGATAAGATCTTTGTGTTTTCGTACGGAAGGATTGCGGAGGCGGGGACGCATGAGGAGTTGTTGGGGATGAGGGGGATGTATTATGAGATGTGTTTGGGACAGTCTTTGGATAGATGA
- a CDS encoding rhamnogalacturonan acetylesterase, translating into MRFSSTALIASLAAASVDARSVNPCDKRATPTVYLAGDSTTAKTGGLLMGWGEYLPPLLNGITVVNKAVPGRSARSYTNEGRFTELANLVTAGDIVVIEFGHNDGGSPRSASDNGRSDCPGTGSEVCVSGKTGEKVYTFNHYVETAARAIIAKGASVIFSSQTPNNLWEGGSYGGYGTPVRFVEYASLAAKNLAGTGKASFVDHYQAVANMYLKLGNAKTNSLYPSDHTHTSPEGADLVAKAFAQAVKLAWNGTTPLKGYLKAGNPTVF; encoded by the exons ATGCGATTTTCGTCCACGGCATTGATCGCCAGCCTCGCTGCTGCGAGTGTTGATGCGCGGAGCGTGAATCCCTGCGATAAGCGGGCAACACCTACTGTTTACCTTGCCGGTGACAGCACTACGGCCAAGACCGGGGGTCTTCTCATGG GATGGGGTGAATaccttccccccctcctcaacGGCATCACCGTCGTCAACAAAGCCGTCCCCGGCCGTTCCGCCCGGTCCTACACCAACGAAGGCCGCTTCACCGAGCTTGCCAACCTGGTCACCGCTGGcgacatcgtcgtcatcgagTTCGGCCACAACGACGGCGGCTCTCCTAGGTCGGCCTCCGACAACGGCCGCTCCGACTGTCCCGGCACCGGCTCCGAAGTTTGTGTCTCAGGTAAAACGGGCGAAAAAGTTTACACGTTCAATCACTACGTCGAAACCGCCGCAAGGGCGATCATTGCCAAGGGCGCCTCCGTCATCTTTAGCTCCCAGACACCTAACAACCTGTGGGAGGGAGGCAGTTATGGCGGGTATGGAACCCCCGTGAGGTTCGTGGAGTATGCAAGCCTCGCGGCGAAGAATCTTGCGGGAACGGGGAAAGCCAGCTTCGTGGATCACTATCAGGCTGTGGCGAATATGTATTTGAAGCTGGGGAACGCGAAGACGAACAGCCTGTATCCCAGCGATCATACGCATACCAGCCCGGAGGGAGCGGATCTCGTGGCGAAGGCGTTTGCGCAGGCGGTCAAGTTGGCGTGGAACGGGACGACGCCGTTGAAGGGATATTTGAAGGCGGGGAATCCTACTGTCTTCTAA
- a CDS encoding DUF255 domain-containing protein gives MMSAQLQQQQQKQQQDQQQKQQKQQNQPQHQLSQQQLHQSLPSRTGSGSVSANASIAPGAAGSQIPGAPAASNTQQPASFGQLRNRAAESQSPYVRVHAKTPVAWQLLNADTLKRAQAENKPIFMHIGFLADHHCRLTTQDSFSNNAVAAFLNSSFIPVIIDRDERPDLDTIYQNYSEAVNATGGWPLNLFLTPDLYPIFGGTYWPGPGTEHSLAAARGGASGVGGVAATPEASSINGGGEESYNDFLAIAKKIHKFWVEQEERCRREAFEMLHKLQDFAQEGTFSGTPAEPVPVVAPVAAADVEAGADLDLDQLDEALDRIFKMFDPVDCGFGTPKFPNPARLSFLLRLAQFPREVRDVVGDKEVENAASMARSTLRRIRDGGLRDHVGAGFMRFSVTSDWSMPHFEKMVGENALLLGVYLDAWLGRVQSSAAETRLSLEDEFADVVIDLADYLTSPLIQFSGGGFVTSEAADSFYRKGDRHMREGAYYLWTRREFDDVVGPAGSAEVAAAYWNVLEDGNIPRDQDPHDEFINQNVLCSVWGKDTQALSKQFGIPVNDVKKIIAKARERLRAHREQERPRPARDEKVVVGVNGMVISALARTAAVVRELDKTKSQKYLEAAQQAAAFIKENLWVQDGTQSRKVLKRFWFNQPSDTRAFADDYAFLIEGLLDLYEATLEVKWLVWAKELQDVQSELFYDTPVVGSTPSLRHSYTGGFYSTEEATLSHTILRLKSGMDKSQPSTNAVSASNLFRLGTILDEKPFIRQAIETINAFEAEILQYPWLFVSLLAGVVTLRLGVRETRVKVEQTASLRQYWKTPKAGANALLLGADTRG, from the exons ATGATGTCCGCACAGctccaacagcagcagcaaaagcaacaacaagatcAGCAGCAGAAACAACAGAAACAACAGAATCAACCGCAACACCAACTTTCCCAACAACAGCTTCATCAAAGCCTACCGTCTCGGACCGGTAGTGGTTCCGTGTCTGCCAATGCTTCGATAGCACCGGGCGCAGCAGGGTCGCAAATTCCCGGGGCTCCTGCCGCCTCCAACACACAGCAGCCGGCCTCTTTTGGACAGCTTCGGAATCGTGCTGCCGAGAGTCAAAGTCCTTATGTGCGCGTACATGCCAAAACACCTGTTGCCTGGCAGCTGCTTAATGCCGATACCCTGAAGCGCGCCCAGGCTGAAAACAAGCCCATCTTTATGCATATTGGCTTCTTAGCCGACCATC ACTGTCGCCTTACAACTCAAGATTCTTTCTCCAACAATGCCGTTGCCGCCTTCCTGAACTCGTCCTTCATCCCCGTCATTATCGACCGCGATGAGCGTCCCGACCTCGACACCATCTACCAGAACTATAGCGAAGCTGTGAACGCGACCGGCGGTTGGCCTCTCAACCTTTTCCTCACCCCCGACCTCTATCCCATCTTTGGCGGTACCTACTGGCCCGGTCCCGGAACCGAGCACAGCCTTGCTGCTGCCCGTGGGGGTGCCAGCGGCGTCGGTGGCGTTGCAGCGACCCCCGAGGCTTCCAGTATcaacggtggtggtgaagaatCCTACAACGATTTCCTTGCCATAGCAAAGAAGATCCACAAGTTCTGGgtggagcaggaggagcgaTGCCGTCGTGAGGCGTTTGAGATGCTTCATAAGCTGCAGGACTTCGCGCAGGAGGGCACATTTAGCGGCACACCCGCCGAACCAGTGCCCGTGGTAGCTCCCGTGGCCGCAGCCGACGTAGAGGCGGGCGCTGACCTGGACTTGGACCAGCTTGATGAAGCTTTGGACAGGATCTTTAAGATGTTTGACCCGGTGGACTGCGGCTTCGGAACACCAAAGTTCCCCAACCCGGCCCGGCTTTCGTTCTTGCTTCGGCTGGCGCAGTTTCCCAGAGAGGTGAGAGACGTAGTCGGTGACAAGGAAGTCGAGAATGCCGCTTCCATGGCACGGAGCACCTTGCGTCGTATTCGCGATGGTGGATTGAGGGACCATGTCGGCGCGGGCTTCATGCGATTTAGCGTAACTAGCGACTGGAGCATGCCGCATTTTGAGAAGATGGTCGGAGAGAACGCACTTCTTCTGGGCGTATACCTTGACGCCTGGCTCGGTCGCGTTCAATCATCTGCCGCCGAGACCCGGCTTTCTTTGGAGGACGAATTTGCCGACGTAGTGATCGATCTCGCCGATTACCTCACAAGCCCGCTGATTCAGTTCTCCGGGGGCGGCTTCGTTACAAGTGAGGCAGCAGACTCTTTCTATCGCAAGGGCGACCGGCACATGCGTGAAGGCGCTTACTATCTCTGGACGCGCCGCGAGTTTGATGACGTGGTCGGACCCGCTGGGTCTGCCGAAGTGGCAGCAGCGTACTGGAACGTCCTCGAGGATGGGAACATCCCCCGCGACCAGGATCCTCATGACGAGTTCATTAACCAGAACGTACTGTGCTCCGTCTGGGGTAAAGATACCCAGGCGCTGTCCAAGCAGTTCGGCATCCCTGTGAATGAtgtaaagaaaataattgCAAAGGCACGGGAACGGCTGAGGGCACACAGAGAACAGGAGAGACCCAGGCCTGCGAGAGAtgagaaggtggtggttggtgttAACGGAATGGTGATCTCGGCGCTCGCGAGAACAGCTGCGGTGGTGAGAGAGCTAGATAAGACAAAGAGCCAGAAATATTTGGAGGCGGCGCAGCAGGCCGCAGCCTTTATCAAGGAGAACTTGTGGGTCCAGGACGGTACACAGAGCAGAAAGGTGCTGAAGAGGTTCTGGTTCAACCAGCCGAGCGACACAAGGGCGTTTGCGGATGATTATGCATTCTTGATTGAGGGCTTGCTTGACTTGTACGAGGCGACTCTGGAGGTTAAGTGGCTTGTTTGGGCGAAGGAGCTGCAAG ATGTGCAAAGTGAACTCTTCTACGATACACCGGTTGTCGGCAGCACTCCCTCCCTCCGCCATTCATATACGGGCGGCTTTTACTCAACCGAGGAAGCGACTCTCAGTCACACCATCCTTCGCCTTAAGAGTGGCATGGATAAGTCCCAGCCGTCAACCAACGCCGTGTCCGCCTCGAATCTTTTCCGTCTCGGTACCATCCTCGATGAGAAACCCTTCATTCGTCAGGCTATTGAAACAATCAATGCCTTCGAGGCAGAGATTCTGCAGTATCCCTGGCTGTTTGTCAGTCTCTTGGCCGGCGTTGTGACTTTGAGGTTGGGTGTCAGGGAGACGCGTGTCAAAGTCGAGCAGACGGCTTCTTTGAGGCAATATTGGAAGACGCCCAAGGCTGGGGCGAACGCTCTGTTGCTTGGGGCGGATACGCGCGGGTAA